A region from the Ptychodera flava strain L36383 chromosome 12, AS_Pfla_20210202, whole genome shotgun sequence genome encodes:
- the LOC139145589 gene encoding uncharacterized protein, which yields MGYAVTPTAIDNKVKQLSAAVDQETEHLLGAWTSNVAELKISKALIEALEGGPLILTKPIIQSLSTTTLYEVAISGPAATNISTLVTLIESGFPVNEFLSVSGVISSYTL from the exons ATGGGATATGCTGTCACTCCAACCGCTATTGACAACAAAGTTAAGCAACTGAGTGCAGCTGTAGATCAAGAGACAGAACACTTACTGGGTGCATGGACAAGCAATGTTGCAGAACTCAAGATATCTAAAGCACTCATAGAGGCACTGGAAGGTGGTCCACTGATATTGACAAAGCCAATCATCCAAAGTTTGAGTACAACAACTCTTTATGAAGTAGCAATATCAGGCCCTGCTGCAACCAACATCAGCACCTTGGTCACTTTGATTGAAAGTGGCTTCCCAGTCAAT GAATTCCTCAGTGTCAGTGGAGTGATAAGTAGTTATACATTATGA
- the LOC139145978 gene encoding ATP-dependent DNA helicase Q1-like produces MTCEHARRRRTKIEMASKCVAEPSTQLETEKAAEELQLDPNVFEKIGVRCLKPAQLEGLKCLLSGHDVLAILPTGYGKSLIYHMFPHFCQGSNSVVLIVSPLVSLMKDQISTLSSLGFEAGMVRDVLQSDCLPTYVFGSPEDYLQSKDNIAETLQAKYGDKIVLLVVDEVHTIPKWGDKPNLSNRDRRKAQEGAFREYFSNVGELRSFFPDVKLLALTATASRQLQSQIKDSLIIQDCKVINICPNKENIRYSTLKIHDDVAYNLFWMVDKLEVEKDTFPRKIFYCPSIDMAARLFTLFRLECPGLTQSIGMYHSETDTAVQESHLHELTKESSSPLRMQYIHSWHWCRH; encoded by the exons ATGACTTGCGAGCATGCGCGAAGAAGACGTACGAAAATCGAAATGGCATCGAAGTGTGTAGCCGAGCCATCCACGCAGTTGGAAACTGAGAAAGCTGCCGAAGAGTTGCAGTTGGACCCTAAC gtttttgaaaaaattggcgTCAGATGTCTAAAGCCTGCTCAACTGGAGGGATTGAAATGTCTTCTTTCAGGCCATGACGTGCTAGCGATCTTGCCTACAGGCTATGGTAAATcgctgatataccacatgtttCCACATTTTTGTCAAGGGAGTAATTCTGTTGTGCTAATAGTGTCCCCTCTTGTGTCACTTATGAAAGATCAG ATATCAACTCTTTCTTCACTTGGATTTGAAGCAGGGATGGTGAGAGATGTCCTGCAAAGTGATTGTTTGCCAACCTATGTTTTTGGGTCCCCAGAAGATTATCTACAGTCAAAAGATAACATAGCTGAGACTTTGCAAGCAAAATATGGTGACAAGATTGTTCTGCTAGTCGTAGATGAGGTTCATACAATACCAAAGTG GGGAGATAAGCCAAATCTCAGTAATAGAGACAGACGGAAAGCTCAAGAGGGTGCATTTCGTGAATATTTTTCTAATGTTGGGGAACTGCGTTCATTCTTTCCTGATGTCAAACTTCTGGCACTGACTGCCACTGCTTCCAGACAATTACAGTCACAAATCAAAGACAGTTTAATCATCCAGGACTGCAAAGTAATCAACATCTGCCCGAACAAGGAAAATATCAGATACTCCACATTGAAAATTCATGATGATGTAGCATATAATCTGTTTTGGATGGTTGATAAATTAGAAGTTGAAAAGGACACTTTTCCGAGGAAAATATTCTACTGTCCATCCATTGATATGGCTGCAAGACTTTTCACTCTCTTTAGGCTTGAGTGCCCAGGTTTAACACAAAGCATTGGGATGTACCACAGTGAAACTGACACAGCTGTACAAGAATCACATTTACATGAACTCACAAAAGAATCTAGCTCACCACTACGTATGCAATACATCCATTCTTGGCATTGGTGTAGACATTAA